A single Prevotella sp. E15-22 DNA region contains:
- a CDS encoding exodeoxyribonuclease V subunit beta has translation MVKPLVVYRASAGSGKTFTLAVEYIKLLVQNPLAYKQTLAVTFTNKATEEMKMRILSQLYGIWRGLESSKAYQEKICQELEASPEFVSRQAGTALHLLLHNYNYFRVETIDSFFQSVLRNLARELDLTANLRVGLNDVQVEEVAVDQLIDSLKATDQMLQWLLRYIMDNISDDRSWNVISQIKQFGRTIFRDYYKQQSKKLNDVISQKNFFDDYTKELRQIREDASNRIQIISESFFETIKQEGLTVDDFSRKSKGVCSIFLKMQRGQFDESIITQTVADAIGNPSKWYTKTSDRAEFIHALVDCKLDKLLRLAVEEQPRQWLLYKSAELTLRHLSQLRLLSSIEAKVHELNENANRFLLSDTQQLLHELIDGSDSPFIFEKIGTHLEHIMIDEFQDTSTIQWKNFKVLLQEAMSHEGSSNLIVGDVKQSIYRWRNGDWRLLAGIKDEFPHADQLIEEKPLNINYRSERNIIDFNNAFFTHAAMMEGVNAYDDVKQQYPATKAATGMVEVTLLPAEDYQQTTLDAIVNHINTLRNQHVSATEIAILVRTNSIIPTIANYLMQTMPDINVVSDEAFRLDASPAVITIIQAMRLLLNPDDTIARAYLAKFTTGKLNGTLPSDFTDKTSQLQRLPLYELAEQLYVIFHLEKSKGQTAYLCAFYDQLATYINEETSDLPTFLSEWDETICSKPIQSPEVNGIRIISIHKSKGLEFSHVILPFCDWRMEHSDLLWCIPQQSPFNQLPIAPIDYSMKSMNGTIYQKDYEQEHQQVIIDNLNLLYVAFTRASKSLFVMGRRNAGATRSMLIENVLPLVADELSDSILECDVDTKSPLHFIFGQLPANAQDTHYEKKSDNPFLQNATPINVQIEPFEQQVEFRQSNKSKEFATFSGDDEEANATDYIQLGSILHKVFSNIRTIADVEQALKDLELEGILYNNGISHQRLEDMIRKRLSHPHVLQWFSPHWQLFNECTILTPDTQERRPDRVMTDGKETIVVDFKFGCEHQEYHDQVHEYMDLLRQMGMPHVTGYLWFVYSNKIIEVK, from the coding sequence ATGGTAAAACCTCTTGTTGTTTATAGAGCTAGCGCAGGTAGTGGAAAGACCTTCACGCTTGCTGTTGAATATATTAAACTGTTAGTACAGAATCCTCTGGCATACAAACAGACGCTTGCTGTAACCTTTACGAATAAGGCTACAGAGGAGATGAAAATGCGCATATTGAGTCAACTATATGGTATCTGGCGTGGTTTGGAAAGTTCCAAGGCTTATCAAGAAAAGATATGTCAGGAGTTAGAAGCCTCTCCTGAGTTTGTCAGTCGTCAGGCAGGTACGGCCCTACATCTATTACTTCACAATTACAACTATTTTCGTGTAGAGACAATTGACTCATTCTTCCAGAGTGTGTTGCGCAATCTAGCGCGCGAGCTTGATCTGACTGCCAATCTACGCGTTGGACTAAATGACGTGCAAGTAGAGGAAGTGGCAGTTGACCAACTCATTGATAGTTTGAAAGCAACTGACCAAATGCTGCAATGGCTTCTGCGATATATCATGGACAATATCAGTGACGACCGATCATGGAATGTTATCTCACAGATTAAGCAGTTTGGCCGTACCATCTTTCGTGACTATTACAAGCAACAAAGCAAGAAACTCAACGATGTGATTAGTCAGAAGAACTTTTTTGATGATTACACCAAGGAATTACGGCAAATACGTGAGGACGCCAGCAATCGCATCCAGATAATTTCCGAGTCATTCTTTGAAACTATCAAACAAGAAGGATTAACCGTTGACGATTTCTCCAGGAAAAGTAAAGGCGTTTGCTCTATCTTCTTGAAGATGCAACGTGGACAGTTTGATGAGAGTATTATCACTCAAACTGTTGCAGATGCCATTGGCAATCCATCTAAATGGTATACAAAAACAAGCGATCGAGCAGAATTTATTCACGCGTTAGTTGACTGCAAGCTCGACAAACTCTTGCGTCTTGCCGTAGAAGAACAACCACGCCAATGGCTACTCTATAAGAGTGCCGAACTTACGTTACGACACCTTAGTCAGTTACGCTTGCTGAGCAGTATAGAAGCTAAGGTGCACGAACTCAATGAAAATGCCAATAGATTTCTTCTTAGCGACACCCAGCAATTGCTTCATGAACTGATTGATGGAAGTGATTCGCCTTTTATCTTCGAAAAGATTGGCACGCATCTGGAACACATTATGATTGACGAGTTTCAAGATACTTCAACCATTCAATGGAAGAATTTCAAGGTCTTGCTTCAAGAAGCGATGAGCCACGAGGGATCATCTAATCTTATTGTTGGTGATGTCAAGCAAAGCATCTACAGATGGCGTAACGGTGATTGGCGTTTATTGGCAGGCATCAAAGACGAATTTCCTCATGCCGATCAACTGATAGAGGAAAAGCCACTGAACATCAACTATCGTTCAGAACGCAATATCATCGATTTCAATAATGCCTTCTTCACTCATGCAGCAATGATGGAGGGTGTTAATGCATATGATGATGTCAAACAGCAATATCCCGCAACAAAAGCAGCAACAGGAATGGTTGAAGTTACATTGTTGCCTGCAGAAGACTATCAGCAAACGACATTGGATGCTATCGTAAACCATATAAATACACTTCGTAACCAACATGTTTCTGCTACGGAAATAGCAATCTTAGTCAGAACAAATAGCATCATTCCAACGATTGCCAATTACTTGATGCAGACGATGCCAGACATAAACGTGGTCAGTGATGAGGCCTTCCGCTTAGACGCATCTCCTGCTGTCATTACAATTATACAGGCAATGCGCCTTCTTTTAAATCCTGACGACACTATTGCCCGTGCCTATCTGGCAAAGTTCACTACAGGCAAACTCAATGGCACCCTACCTTCCGACTTTACTGACAAAACAAGCCAGCTACAAAGATTACCTCTCTATGAACTGGCAGAGCAACTCTATGTCATTTTCCATTTAGAAAAGAGCAAAGGACAAACTGCCTACTTATGTGCTTTCTATGATCAGTTGGCTACTTATATAAATGAAGAGACATCTGACCTACCCACATTTCTTTCCGAATGGGACGAGACAATATGTTCAAAACCAATTCAGAGTCCTGAGGTAAATGGTATCCGTATCATCAGCATACATAAATCGAAAGGACTTGAGTTCTCACATGTCATTCTGCCTTTCTGCGACTGGCGTATGGAACATTCTGATCTTCTTTGGTGTATTCCTCAGCAGTCTCCATTCAATCAACTGCCTATCGCTCCAATTGACTATAGCATGAAGAGTATGAATGGCACCATTTATCAGAAAGATTACGAACAGGAGCATCAGCAGGTTATTATCGACAATCTCAATCTTCTTTATGTGGCATTCACGCGTGCTTCCAAGAGTCTTTTCGTTATGGGGCGTAGAAATGCGGGGGCTACACGTTCTATGCTGATTGAAAATGTATTGCCGCTTGTTGCTGACGAATTGTCAGACTCTATCCTGGAATGTGATGTAGACACCAAATCGCCACTTCACTTTATCTTTGGACAGCTGCCAGCCAACGCACAAGATACTCATTATGAAAAGAAGAGCGACAATCCTTTTTTGCAGAATGCTACACCTATTAACGTTCAGATTGAGCCCTTTGAACAACAAGTGGAGTTTCGTCAAAGTAACAAAAGTAAGGAGTTTGCCACCTTCTCGGGTGATGATGAAGAAGCAAATGCTACCGATTATATTCAATTGGGAAGCATATTACACAAGGTTTTCTCAAATATTCGAACCATCGCTGATGTGGAACAAGCATTGAAAGACTTAGAATTAGAGGGAATTCTTTATAATAATGGTATTTCCCATCAACGGTTGGAGGATATGATTCGTAAACGTCTCTCCCACCCTCATGTTTTACAATGGTTCTCCCCTCATTGGCAGTTGTTTAACGAATGCACCATACTAACGCCAGATACACAAGAGCGTCGACCCGACCGTGTGATGACCGACGGAAAAGAAACGATAGTTGTCGATTTCAAGTTTGGTTGTGAGCATCAAGAATACCACGACCAAGTGCATGAATATATGGACTTACTCCGACAGATGGGTATGCCCCATGTTACAGGTTATCTGTGGTTTGTCTATTCAAATAAAATAATTGAAGTGAAGTAA
- a CDS encoding PD-(D/E)XK nuclease family protein, which produces MKSFLEYVAKDILAKHGSDLSKVAIVFPNKRAALFLNSHLAKLADKPIWSPSYITISDLFRHNSSRTVADSIKQVCDLHKSFISQTGIEETLDHFYSWGQLLLADFDDLDKNMADAEKVFANLRDLHELDDASYLTPHQKEILAKFFSNFSEDNNSQLKERFLRLWSHMVDIYHDFNDRLAEQGLTYEGALYREVVTREDIDFAYDTYIFIGFNLLQEVERQLFMKLKRERHAYFYWDFDHYYMKDNEAGHYICHHLADFPNELDINCDDIYRNFVKQKEITFMSAPTENIQARYISTWLRENQRLDDGRRTAIVLCNENLLQTVVHCIPNEVEKLNITTGFPLSQSPVASLINMLINLQTLGYDQHRKRFRPRLLNNLMRHPYISNVPAELIHPLQQADDNAQLVEWMCDILTAIARKSDDNSPLFQEAVFKSYTLLNRLLSLIKSEDLLVNISTLQRLIGQIIQSTSIPFHGEPAEGIQIMGVLETRNLDFDHVLILSCNEGNLPRGVNDTSFIPYNLRKAYGLTTVDHKVAIFSYYFHRLIQRASDVTILYSNATTDNGKGEMSRFMLQLMVEDNNHAIKYETLQAGQQFTPFQPVAVEKSPEVMQAILSHFHPQALLTPTAINRYMRCPLMFYYTYACGLREPDAPIDETIDNRIFGNIFHEASQKIYARLMDKSRQIMKGDVEQLLNNRIDIERAVDEAISKELFKCKPSERLELNGLQLINREVIIHYIMRLLEIDRNLAPFYIEGLEIDVKSTVSTQYITTMIGGRIDRLDRINKDGIEIIRVIDYKTGSRQPRPLTDVDAIFAPESLQNHSDYYLQAFLYSCIVRAQHPTIPVSPALLFIQHSSGPDYDPTICFGRTPINDVADYSKRFTELVTEKIDEIFNSQIAFVPTDDRNRCRNCPYKQLCSIK; this is translated from the coding sequence ATGAAATCATTCTTAGAATACGTAGCAAAAGATATCCTCGCAAAACATGGAAGCGATTTGAGTAAAGTGGCCATCGTGTTTCCAAACAAGCGTGCAGCATTGTTTTTAAATTCACATTTGGCTAAACTTGCAGATAAGCCCATCTGGAGTCCTTCCTACATCACCATCAGCGATCTCTTCCGTCATAACTCATCTCGCACGGTTGCCGATTCTATCAAACAAGTATGTGATCTTCATAAGTCTTTCATTTCGCAAACAGGCATCGAAGAAACCCTTGACCACTTTTATAGCTGGGGGCAGCTTCTGTTAGCCGACTTCGACGACCTAGATAAGAACATGGCTGATGCTGAGAAAGTATTTGCTAATCTACGCGACCTCCATGAACTGGATGATGCCAGTTATCTAACACCTCATCAGAAAGAAATACTAGCTAAGTTCTTTAGTAATTTCTCAGAAGACAACAACTCACAACTTAAGGAACGCTTCTTGCGCCTATGGTCTCACATGGTTGACATCTATCATGATTTTAACGATAGACTTGCAGAACAGGGTTTGACCTATGAAGGTGCTCTCTATCGCGAGGTTGTTACACGTGAAGACATTGACTTTGCTTATGACACATATATCTTCATAGGTTTTAATCTCTTACAAGAAGTTGAACGACAGCTTTTCATGAAACTCAAGCGCGAGCGACATGCTTATTTCTACTGGGATTTTGATCATTATTACATGAAAGATAATGAAGCCGGCCACTACATCTGCCATCATTTGGCAGATTTTCCTAATGAACTTGACATCAACTGCGACGATATTTATCGTAACTTTGTCAAACAGAAAGAGATTACTTTCATGTCGGCTCCAACAGAAAATATTCAGGCACGCTATATCAGCACATGGCTCCGCGAGAATCAACGATTGGACGATGGTCGGCGTACGGCTATCGTCCTGTGTAACGAGAACCTGCTACAAACTGTGGTCCACTGTATTCCCAACGAAGTAGAAAAGCTGAACATCACAACAGGCTTCCCTCTTTCACAATCACCCGTGGCCTCACTCATCAACATGCTCATCAACCTTCAGACATTAGGTTATGATCAGCATCGCAAACGCTTCAGGCCTCGTTTGCTCAACAACCTTATGCGCCATCCCTACATTAGCAACGTTCCTGCGGAACTCATTCATCCCTTGCAGCAAGCCGACGACAACGCTCAGCTAGTGGAATGGATGTGCGATATTCTCACCGCAATAGCTCGCAAATCCGACGACAACTCGCCCCTATTCCAGGAAGCTGTATTCAAGTCCTATACCCTACTCAATCGCTTGCTGTCACTCATCAAAAGTGAAGACCTGCTGGTAAACATCTCTACTCTTCAACGACTCATCGGCCAGATTATTCAATCGACATCTATCCCTTTTCACGGTGAACCCGCTGAAGGTATTCAAATTATGGGAGTTCTTGAAACACGAAATCTTGATTTTGACCACGTACTTATTCTTTCATGCAATGAAGGCAACCTGCCTCGCGGTGTCAACGATACATCTTTTATTCCATACAACCTTCGCAAGGCTTATGGATTAACCACCGTCGACCACAAGGTAGCAATCTTCAGCTATTATTTCCACCGTCTAATTCAGCGCGCTTCCGACGTCACCATACTATATAGCAACGCCACAACAGACAACGGTAAGGGAGAGATGAGTCGGTTCATGCTTCAATTGATGGTTGAAGATAATAATCACGCAATTAAATACGAAACACTTCAGGCGGGACAGCAGTTCACACCTTTCCAACCCGTTGCTGTAGAAAAATCGCCTGAAGTAATGCAGGCTATTTTAAGTCATTTCCATCCACAGGCACTACTCACTCCTACTGCCATCAATCGTTATATGCGTTGCCCATTGATGTTCTATTATACCTATGCCTGCGGCCTCCGTGAACCAGATGCTCCTATAGATGAGACCATTGATAACCGTATCTTTGGAAATATCTTCCACGAGGCATCACAAAAAATATATGCTCGACTCATGGATAAGAGTCGCCAGATTATGAAAGGGGATGTCGAACAATTATTAAATAATCGTATAGACATTGAACGAGCTGTTGATGAGGCCATAAGTAAGGAACTGTTCAAGTGCAAGCCTTCCGAGCGCTTGGAACTAAACGGTTTGCAACTCATAAACCGCGAGGTTATTATTCATTATATCATGCGCTTGCTTGAAATTGATCGCAACTTGGCACCTTTTTATATTGAAGGACTTGAGATTGATGTAAAGAGCACTGTATCAACACAATATATCACAACAATGATTGGCGGACGTATCGACCGTCTTGATCGCATTAATAAAGATGGCATTGAAATAATTCGTGTTATTGACTATAAGACTGGGAGTCGACAGCCTCGCCCGCTGACTGATGTCGATGCAATATTCGCCCCAGAGAGTCTTCAGAATCATAGTGACTATTATCTGCAGGCCTTTCTTTATTCATGTATTGTCCGTGCCCAGCATCCAACAATACCAGTATCACCTGCTCTGTTGTTCATCCAGCACTCTAGTGGTCCAGATTATGACCCAACAATATGCTTCGGCCGAACCCCAATTAACGATGTTGCAGACTACAGCAAACGCTTCACCGAGTTAGTTACAGAAAAGATTGATGAGATATTCAATTCACAAATAGCCTTTGTTCCTACTGATGATCGAAATCGCTGTCGCAACTGTCCCTACAAACAGTTATGTAGTATTAAATAA
- a CDS encoding Tex family protein has protein sequence MQQNIIAKLIAQSLQLSMEAVINTLTLLNEGCTIPFISRYRKERTGGLDEVQIAAISDYYERLKDIEKRKETILKTIAEQDKLTQELAKRINDCWDANELEDIYLPFKPRRRTRAQIAREQGLDPLANILLLQRERNPELAARRFITDDVPTIAAAIKGAQDIIAEQVSENERSRQQVRGAFRRTAIITSKAVKTKVNCSEAAKYSDYFDWHEPLKHCSSHRLLAMRRGENEGILRISINPIDDNECIERLQRHYVYGDTPCGKLVAEAVEDGYKRLLKPAIETEFSNMSKEQADAEAIRVFAENLRQLLLEAPLGQKCVMGIDPGFRTGCKVVCLDSQGSLLHHEAIFPHPPINKRMQANTHIQQLIKQYKIEAIAIGNGTASRETRTFVEECISDMSSNTASNDKPKVFVVSEDGASVYSASKVAREEFPNEDVTVRGAVSIGRRLMDPLAELVKIDPKSIGVGQYQHDVDQAKLKQQLDQTVILCVNAVGVNVNTASQHLLQYISGLGPALAKNIVDYRRENGAFTSRSQLKKVPRLGPSAYEQCAGFLRIPDAINPLDNSAVHPESYSIVERMAMDQHCTIRDLINEKDYRSNINIHHYVTSEVGLPTLNDIIKELEKPGRDPRMQPEEFHFAEGIETVDDLVEGMELPGIVTNITAFGAFVDIGVHQDGLVHISQMANKFVKDPNDVVKLHQHVNVRIIEIDHRRNRISLSMKD, from the coding sequence ATGCAACAGAACATCATTGCCAAACTCATAGCCCAAAGTCTGCAATTAAGCATGGAAGCGGTTATCAACACATTGACACTTCTCAATGAGGGATGCACCATTCCTTTTATTTCGCGCTATCGCAAGGAACGTACCGGTGGTCTTGACGAAGTGCAGATAGCTGCAATAAGTGATTACTATGAACGATTGAAAGACATCGAGAAACGTAAAGAAACTATTCTGAAAACCATCGCAGAACAGGACAAACTGACGCAAGAACTCGCGAAACGTATCAATGATTGTTGGGATGCAAACGAACTTGAGGATATATATCTACCGTTCAAGCCTCGTCGTCGCACACGTGCTCAAATAGCCCGCGAACAAGGGCTGGATCCTTTGGCAAATATACTTCTTCTGCAGCGAGAACGTAATCCAGAGTTAGCAGCCCGCCGTTTTATTACTGACGATGTTCCAACTATTGCTGCCGCCATTAAAGGTGCTCAAGACATCATTGCTGAACAAGTGAGTGAGAACGAACGCAGTCGACAACAAGTGCGTGGTGCCTTCCGTCGTACAGCAATTATTACCTCAAAGGCCGTTAAAACAAAGGTAAATTGTAGTGAAGCTGCAAAATATAGCGATTATTTTGATTGGCACGAACCCTTGAAGCATTGTTCAAGTCATCGCCTCTTGGCCATGCGTCGCGGTGAAAACGAAGGTATCCTTCGTATAAGCATTAATCCTATTGATGACAACGAATGCATTGAACGTCTGCAACGACATTACGTCTACGGCGATACACCGTGTGGGAAACTCGTGGCAGAAGCTGTTGAAGATGGCTATAAACGTCTATTAAAACCCGCCATCGAGACGGAGTTTAGTAACATGAGTAAGGAACAAGCCGATGCAGAAGCTATTCGTGTATTTGCAGAAAATTTACGCCAACTATTACTAGAGGCTCCTTTAGGTCAAAAATGTGTGATGGGTATTGATCCTGGTTTCCGCACAGGCTGCAAGGTAGTGTGTCTCGATTCTCAAGGCTCATTACTTCACCATGAAGCTATATTTCCCCATCCGCCCATAAACAAGCGTATGCAAGCCAACACACACATACAGCAGTTAATTAAGCAATATAAAATAGAGGCTATCGCTATAGGCAATGGTACAGCGAGTCGAGAGACTCGCACCTTTGTGGAGGAATGTATTTCTGACATGTCTTCCAACACAGCATCTAATGACAAACCAAAAGTTTTCGTTGTCAGTGAAGACGGTGCTTCCGTCTACTCTGCCTCAAAAGTTGCTCGCGAAGAATTTCCCAATGAAGATGTAACAGTTAGAGGAGCAGTTTCTATAGGTCGTAGACTTATGGACCCGCTGGCAGAACTGGTCAAGATTGATCCCAAGAGCATTGGTGTAGGGCAATATCAGCACGATGTAGATCAAGCTAAGCTCAAGCAACAACTTGATCAAACAGTAATTCTCTGTGTAAATGCGGTAGGTGTTAACGTTAACACGGCTTCACAACATCTGCTACAATATATTAGTGGACTAGGGCCTGCGTTAGCTAAGAATATTGTTGACTATCGTCGAGAGAACGGTGCTTTCACTAGTCGTTCTCAGCTTAAAAAGGTTCCACGTCTAGGACCATCTGCCTACGAGCAGTGTGCAGGTTTCTTGCGTATCCCTGATGCTATAAATCCGCTCGACAATAGTGCTGTTCATCCAGAAAGTTATTCCATTGTCGAACGTATGGCAATGGATCAGCATTGCACCATACGAGATCTCATTAATGAAAAAGATTATAGATCCAATATTAATATACATCATTATGTCACAAGCGAAGTAGGTTTACCCACCCTTAACGACATAATTAAAGAGCTTGAGAAACCCGGTCGAGATCCTCGCATGCAACCTGAAGAATTTCATTTTGCCGAAGGAATAGAAACAGTAGATGACCTTGTTGAAGGAATGGAATTGCCTGGAATTGTCACCAACATCACAGCTTTTGGAGCTTTTGTTGATATCGGTGTTCATCAGGATGGCCTCGTACATATATCACAGATGGCAAATAAATTCGTGAAAGATCCCAATGATGTGGTAAAACTTCATCAACATGTAAATGTACGTATCATTGAAATAGATCATCGACGTAATCGCATCTCACTAAGTATGAAAGATTAA
- a CDS encoding mannitol dehydrogenase family protein produces MKLNEILSGQLNATEWEQKGYELPKFDIKAIREKTYKEPTWVHFGGGNIFRAFPAAILNDALNTGKYDRGVIVAETFDFEVIDKAYTPYNNLSLLVSLQSSGNIEKKVIASVTEALKADPQFEDWKRLIEIFKKPSLQMISFTITEKGYTFNDNDLARGLNPIFAMGKVCSLLLERFKAGQLPLTIQSMDNCSHNGDKVKTGVLAYAERWVKDGLAPSAFLDYLRNETKITFPWSMIDKITPRPHEKVKELLAADGFEDNNYIETEKHTFTAPFVNAEEVQYLVIEDNYTNGRPPLNLGGALYTTRETVDKVETMKVTTCLNPLHTAMSIYGCLLDYTLISAEMKDVDIRSFIQKIGYIEAMPVVVDPGVLNPYEFIGAVINRRLPNPFMPDAPQRIACDTSQKLPIRFGETLKKYITRGLDMNNLVLIPLTLAGYARYLKGLKDDLTTFEPSPDPMLAELQSIIAPLEIGKPNQDWTCLKTLYSRKDVFGLDLYEAGLGKQIEDMVKELFAGKGAVRKTLHKYVSAR; encoded by the coding sequence ATGAAATTAAACGAAATACTAAGTGGTCAACTAAATGCCACAGAATGGGAGCAGAAAGGTTACGAACTCCCTAAGTTTGATATTAAAGCAATTCGTGAAAAAACCTACAAAGAACCTACTTGGGTACATTTTGGAGGAGGAAACATTTTTCGTGCTTTTCCTGCGGCTATTCTTAATGATGCCTTAAATACAGGCAAATACGATCGTGGAGTTATTGTGGCAGAAACTTTTGACTTCGAAGTAATTGACAAAGCATATACACCATATAATAATCTGTCATTATTGGTTAGCTTGCAAAGTTCAGGCAATATTGAAAAGAAAGTGATTGCATCAGTTACCGAAGCACTGAAGGCTGACCCACAATTTGAGGATTGGAAAAGGCTCATAGAAATATTCAAAAAGCCTAGTTTGCAAATGATTTCCTTTACAATTACCGAAAAGGGATATACGTTCAATGATAACGATTTGGCACGAGGATTAAATCCTATATTTGCAATGGGTAAGGTCTGTTCATTATTACTCGAGCGTTTTAAGGCTGGTCAATTACCTCTCACCATTCAAAGTATGGATAATTGCTCGCATAATGGTGACAAAGTAAAAACAGGCGTATTAGCCTATGCAGAGCGATGGGTGAAGGATGGATTAGCTCCCTCTGCCTTCCTCGACTATTTAAGAAATGAGACTAAGATTACATTCCCTTGGTCTATGATTGACAAAATTACTCCTCGCCCTCATGAAAAAGTAAAAGAGCTTCTTGCGGCTGATGGATTCGAAGACAATAATTATATTGAAACTGAAAAACATACGTTTACCGCACCATTTGTGAATGCAGAAGAGGTACAGTATTTAGTAATTGAGGATAACTATACAAACGGACGTCCTCCATTAAATCTTGGTGGTGCTTTATATACCACTCGTGAAACCGTAGACAAGGTTGAGACAATGAAAGTGACGACCTGCCTAAATCCTCTTCATACAGCAATGAGTATCTATGGATGTTTGCTCGATTATACACTTATCTCTGCAGAGATGAAAGATGTAGATATAAGATCGTTTATTCAGAAAATTGGTTATATTGAGGCAATGCCTGTTGTTGTTGATCCAGGAGTGTTAAATCCATACGAATTTATCGGTGCAGTTATTAATCGTCGTCTCCCCAATCCCTTTATGCCAGATGCACCACAGCGTATAGCATGTGATACCTCTCAGAAATTACCCATCCGCTTTGGCGAGACTTTAAAGAAGTATATCACGCGAGGACTAGACATGAATAATCTTGTGCTTATTCCCCTCACGTTGGCTGGTTATGCACGTTATTTAAAAGGTTTAAAAGATGATCTTACCACATTCGAACCTTCGCCTGATCCCATGTTAGCAGAACTTCAATCTATCATTGCTCCATTAGAGATTGGGAAACCCAATCAAGATTGGACATGTTTGAAGACTCTATACAGCAGGAAAGATGTATTTGGTCTCGACCTCTATGAAGCAGGTCTTGGCAAGCAGATTGAAGATATGGTAAAGGAATTATTTGCTGGCAAAGGTGCCGTACGTAAGACGTTACACAAATACGTTTCTGCAAGATAA
- a CDS encoding RluA family pseudouridine synthase: MNTEYLQGGEYEYYTVENSMPLLEWLLEHVGQSRTKIKATLQGRGIKVNGKTVSQFDFPLLPGMKVAVSKTKRNQQQFKSRYVKIVYEDRWIIVVEKNIGILSMAAGHSSLNVKSVLDDYFKKSRQKCTAHVVHRLDRDTSGLMVYAKDIETEQILEHNWHQIVYDRRYVAVVSGEMMEDEGTIQNWLKDNKAYITYSSPVDNGGKLAITHFHVIDRTTEHTLVEFKLETGRKNQIRVHSADMGHPVCGDVKYGNGDDPLHRLCLHAWLLCFHHPITGEPMEFETPIPTVFRQLFKK, encoded by the coding sequence ATGAATACAGAATACCTTCAAGGAGGTGAATACGAATACTATACTGTTGAGAATTCAATGCCATTGTTAGAATGGTTGTTGGAACACGTAGGTCAGAGCAGAACAAAAATCAAAGCAACTCTGCAGGGACGTGGCATCAAGGTTAATGGAAAAACTGTAAGTCAATTTGACTTTCCATTATTGCCAGGCATGAAAGTAGCAGTAAGCAAAACAAAACGTAACCAGCAACAGTTTAAAAGTCGTTACGTTAAGATTGTTTATGAAGACCGTTGGATTATTGTTGTTGAGAAGAATATTGGAATATTATCGATGGCAGCTGGTCATTCTTCACTAAATGTAAAAAGTGTACTTGATGATTATTTCAAGAAAAGTCGACAGAAATGTACTGCACATGTTGTACATCGTTTGGATCGTGACACTAGCGGATTAATGGTTTACGCTAAAGATATTGAAACAGAACAGATTTTGGAACATAATTGGCATCAGATTGTGTACGATCGTCGTTATGTAGCAGTAGTAAGCGGTGAGATGATGGAAGACGAAGGTACCATCCAAAATTGGTTAAAGGATAATAAAGCATACATCACTTATTCTTCACCTGTGGACAATGGTGGCAAATTGGCCATCACTCATTTCCACGTGATTGATCGTACAACAGAACACACATTAGTAGAGTTTAAACTTGAAACGGGACGTAAGAACCAGATTCGTGTTCATTCAGCAGATATGGGTCATCCTGTTTGCGGTGATGTAAAATATGGCAATGGTGATGATCCTCTTCATCGACTTTGTCTGCACGCTTGGTTATTATGCTTCCATCATCCCATTACAGGTGAACCGATGGAATTCGAGACTCCTATACCTACAGTTTTCCGTCAACTATTTAAGAAATAA